In a single window of the Candidatus Nanosynbacter featherlites genome:
- the aspS gene encoding aspartate--tRNA ligase — protein sequence MMKRILSSNVADTVGQTITVAGWVHSRRDHGGLIFIDLRDHTGLVQLVINPEQAEAFRLAESLRDEFVIRASGVVTERGEGLKNPNIASGDVEIVVENLEILNRAETLPIQPFAEENQAGEDLRFKYRYLDLRRPKMQQMLKKRAEMYRCMHQYMDDRDFIEIQTPILANSSPEGARDFLIPSRLQENKFYALPQAPQQFKQLLMVGGVPRYYQLAACFRDEDPRADRLYGEFYQLDLEMSFVEDGEEVRQEVEPLMRQLATEFAGKKLLDLSDLPVGNGQPIPRISYRDAMETYGSDKPDLRFGMELIELTDVFANTEFGVFKNAECIKAICVKNGASLSRKQIDQFTDIAKSEGAGGLAYITYQDGEAKSPIAKFLSETELVSIQQKTGAADGDAVFFGADARPVVNAVLGRLRNEFATQFNLKDPSVVALAWIIDFPFYEWDDHGKKLDFGHNPFSMPKGGLKALESAKTDADKLAIVADQFDMVMNGYEICSGGVRNHNPAVLYKVFDLLGFSESYVEEKFGAMLNAFKYGAPPHAGCAFGVDRILMELIDETNVRETLAFPKNGSGVDVMMDSPSTVDLAQLQELGL from the coding sequence ATGATGAAACGAATTCTTAGTAGCAATGTGGCTGATACTGTTGGTCAAACTATTACCGTGGCTGGCTGGGTGCATTCCCGACGCGATCACGGTGGGCTGATTTTTATTGACCTACGCGACCATACCGGCTTGGTGCAGCTGGTGATTAATCCTGAGCAGGCGGAAGCGTTTCGTTTGGCGGAAAGCTTGCGCGATGAGTTTGTGATTCGTGCTAGCGGCGTGGTGACGGAGCGCGGCGAAGGTTTGAAAAATCCAAATATCGCCAGCGGTGATGTGGAAATTGTGGTGGAGAATCTGGAAATTCTCAATCGTGCTGAGACCTTGCCGATCCAGCCATTTGCCGAGGAAAATCAAGCAGGTGAAGATTTGCGTTTTAAGTATCGTTACCTCGACCTGCGCCGTCCGAAGATGCAACAGATGCTGAAAAAACGCGCTGAGATGTACCGGTGCATGCATCAATACATGGATGACCGTGACTTTATCGAAATTCAGACACCGATTTTGGCAAATTCTAGTCCCGAGGGTGCGCGTGATTTTCTGATCCCGAGTCGTTTGCAGGAAAATAAGTTCTACGCTCTGCCGCAAGCACCGCAGCAGTTCAAACAATTGCTGATGGTTGGCGGCGTGCCGCGATATTATCAGTTGGCGGCGTGTTTCCGCGATGAAGATCCGCGAGCTGATCGACTGTACGGTGAGTTTTATCAGCTGGATCTAGAGATGAGCTTTGTTGAGGACGGCGAGGAAGTCCGCCAGGAAGTCGAGCCATTGATGCGGCAGCTAGCGACCGAGTTTGCTGGCAAGAAGTTGCTGGATCTGAGCGATCTGCCGGTGGGTAACGGCCAGCCAATTCCGCGTATTTCCTACCGCGACGCCATGGAGACGTATGGCTCGGACAAACCAGACTTGCGCTTTGGTATGGAACTGATTGAACTAACCGATGTCTTTGCTAACACCGAATTTGGCGTGTTCAAAAACGCTGAGTGCATCAAGGCGATTTGCGTGAAAAACGGTGCCAGCCTCAGCCGTAAACAAATCGACCAATTCACTGATATTGCCAAGAGCGAAGGCGCGGGCGGTTTGGCTTACATCACTTACCAAGATGGCGAGGCAAAATCACCAATTGCCAAGTTCTTGAGCGAAACGGAGCTAGTTTCAATCCAACAAAAAACTGGCGCGGCTGATGGCGACGCAGTTTTCTTCGGTGCTGATGCTCGCCCAGTCGTCAACGCCGTGCTTGGCCGTCTGCGAAACGAATTTGCTACTCAGTTCAACCTGAAAGACCCGAGCGTGGTAGCCTTGGCTTGGATCATTGATTTTCCGTTTTATGAATGGGACGACCACGGCAAGAAGCTTGATTTTGGCCATAACCCATTTAGTATGCCAAAGGGCGGCCTAAAGGCGCTGGAATCGGCGAAGACTGATGCCGACAAGCTCGCCATCGTTGCCGATCAATTCGACATGGTGATGAACGGCTACGAAATTTGCTCCGGTGGCGTGCGAAACCACAACCCGGCGGTGCTGTACAAAGTGTTTGACCTGCTTGGCTTTAGCGAAAGCTACGTCGAAGAAAAGTTTGGTGCTATGCTCAACGCCTTCAAATACGGTGCGCCGCCGCACGCTGGTTGTGCCTTTGGTGTTGACCGCATCCTCATGGAGCTCATCGACGAAACGAACGTCCGCGAAACCTTGGCCTTTCCAAAGAACGGCTCCGGCGTTGACGTGATGATGGATTCACCGTCGACAGTTGATTTAGCGCAGCTACAAGAATTAGGTTTATAA
- a CDS encoding CBS domain-containing protein, with protein MSILLLSVIYGLIIVVLILVLGVHPQLSSHSQFELKRRAHQGDEEAKLLLKRRTYLADLFSLQRVIAALLLVTLSVIGVELFHWLVGFLVSLVIALYSGALARLSPLQKISQRVYGRYEGVIIHCIEKYAIVFWAIRSVVPSQSSELDVESREELLEIVKNAGDALSKDEKKLITNSLKFKDMKVADAMIPRTMIDSIGNDEVLGPIVLDGLYKTGHSRFPVIDGDIDHVVGMLYVQDLVTINNTKQSQKAHHVIDAMEHAVYYIREDQSLQQALAAFIKTRHHLFIVINRYRETVGLLSLEDVLESLLGKKINDEFDTHEDLRKVAERNPRGNNTPKTSTAS; from the coding sequence ATGAGTATATTGCTGTTAAGTGTTATCTATGGATTGATTATCGTTGTTTTGATATTAGTATTAGGCGTACATCCTCAGCTTTCTTCGCATAGCCAATTTGAATTGAAACGTCGAGCGCATCAAGGCGACGAGGAAGCCAAACTGCTACTCAAACGTCGCACGTACTTGGCTGATTTATTTTCGTTGCAGCGGGTGATTGCAGCATTGCTATTGGTGACGCTCAGTGTTATTGGCGTGGAATTATTTCACTGGCTGGTTGGTTTTTTGGTGTCGCTCGTCATTGCGCTATATTCAGGCGCACTGGCTCGCTTGTCGCCACTGCAGAAAATTTCACAGCGCGTCTATGGGCGATACGAAGGCGTAATCATTCACTGCATTGAAAAATATGCAATAGTATTTTGGGCTATCCGTTCCGTGGTGCCGTCACAAAGCAGCGAATTGGATGTCGAATCACGCGAAGAGCTGCTGGAGATAGTCAAAAACGCTGGAGACGCGTTGTCTAAAGATGAAAAGAAACTCATTACAAACAGCCTCAAATTCAAAGACATGAAGGTTGCTGACGCCATGATCCCGCGCACCATGATTGATAGTATAGGTAACGATGAAGTATTGGGTCCCATCGTTCTGGACGGGCTGTATAAAACAGGACACAGTCGTTTTCCAGTGATTGATGGGGATATTGATCATGTTGTCGGTATGCTGTATGTGCAAGATTTGGTGACCATCAATAACACCAAACAATCGCAAAAAGCGCACCACGTTATTGACGCCATGGAACACGCTGTCTACTACATCAGAGAAGACCAATCGTTGCAGCAAGCCTTGGCTGCATTCATCAAAACCAGACACCATCTGTTCATTGTGATTAATCGATACCGTGAAACAGTTGGACTGTTGAGCTTGGAAGATGTCTTGGAGTCGCTTTTGGGTAAGAAAATTAATGATGAATTTGATACTCATGAGGATTTGCGCAAAGTAGCTGAGCGTAATCCACGCGGCAACAATACACCCAAGACTTCAACCGCCTCATAA
- a CDS encoding DsbA family protein produces the protein MNGKTWGVFIAIVVTILGGMVYLSVTHRLDISDIAKDQLTKIIPAEKRNGDIQEHTFGSDKPKVIIIEYGDYQCPGCRTVAPRIKSAVEKHKDNVQLIFRNFPLSGHTHARLAASVAEAAGLQGKYWEMHDLLYENQDAWSKAQNHERNDIFMGYAKQLKLDESRFNNDLSSDRVLQKISFDTAVSRAHGITATPTIFINGKKVEDLNSIDTEVENALKAAGVSTEEKKAE, from the coding sequence ATGAACGGAAAAACCTGGGGCGTATTTATCGCAATCGTAGTGACGATACTTGGTGGCATGGTATATTTGTCAGTAACACACCGCTTAGACATTAGTGATATCGCCAAAGATCAACTCACAAAAATTATCCCTGCCGAAAAACGGAACGGCGACATTCAGGAACACACCTTTGGAAGCGACAAGCCAAAAGTTATCATCATCGAATACGGTGACTATCAATGCCCAGGCTGTCGCACAGTTGCGCCACGCATCAAATCAGCCGTCGAAAAGCACAAAGACAATGTACAGTTGATCTTCCGCAATTTCCCATTGTCTGGACACACTCACGCTCGCTTGGCAGCATCAGTCGCTGAAGCAGCAGGTTTGCAGGGTAAATATTGGGAAATGCACGACTTGCTGTACGAAAACCAAGACGCATGGAGTAAAGCCCAAAACCACGAACGAAACGATATCTTCATGGGCTACGCCAAGCAGCTCAAGCTTGATGAATCACGCTTTAATAATGACCTTTCAAGCGACCGCGTGCTCCAAAAGATCAGTTTCGACACTGCCGTCAGTCGTGCACACGGAATCACTGCTACACCAACCATCTTCATCAACGGCAAAAAAGTTGAAGACCTCAACAGCATTGACACTGAGGTAGAAAACGCACTCAAAGCAGCAGGCGTCTCTACTGAAGAGAAAAAGGCTGAATAA
- a CDS encoding CorA family divalent cation transporter, producing the protein MVVEYFERSAAGERLEKVSRPRSHAWVHISGKLLDVVDLSDKLLLNANILRDVCDVRELSRAEFSNGVEYIFLRLPVGAADAAKTAPILIAVSRDRLVTASPHTSFSPLDTDAFMTTDTRQPSAVVSAVIASIITEYEQRLHALSTKITSARKRLTHFDVQNEDFVEFVAIEDSLNEYRSGLEGLVTVVGQLEMNRRQLFNLRDIEAFGDIILHARQLLVAISSSAQTIDSIQNAYSTIANNTLNQRMKVLTTITILLAVPNVFYGMYGMNIGLPFQGEQWAYIAIMGVTLLLILLTLLLAKRFRLF; encoded by the coding sequence ATGGTGGTGGAATACTTTGAACGATCAGCGGCAGGTGAGCGTTTAGAAAAAGTTAGTCGTCCTCGCTCTCACGCGTGGGTGCATATATCTGGTAAATTGCTGGATGTAGTTGACTTGTCGGATAAACTCCTGCTGAACGCAAATATCTTGCGCGATGTTTGTGATGTCCGTGAATTGTCACGAGCAGAGTTTAGTAATGGCGTAGAATATATCTTTTTACGTTTGCCGGTTGGTGCAGCTGATGCTGCCAAAACTGCTCCAATATTGATTGCGGTGTCGCGTGATCGGCTGGTTACCGCCAGTCCGCACACCTCTTTTTCACCGTTAGACACTGATGCCTTCATGACTACTGACACGCGCCAGCCTTCTGCGGTGGTGTCTGCTGTCATTGCCTCCATCATCACTGAATACGAGCAGCGGCTCCATGCGCTGTCGACCAAAATTACCAGCGCTCGCAAGCGGCTCACGCACTTTGATGTTCAAAACGAGGACTTTGTTGAATTTGTTGCCATTGAGGATAGTCTCAATGAATATCGGAGTGGCTTGGAGGGGCTAGTAACGGTTGTCGGTCAACTGGAAATGAATCGTCGTCAATTGTTCAATCTGCGTGATATTGAAGCCTTTGGCGATATTATACTGCACGCTCGCCAGTTGTTGGTGGCTATTAGCTCAAGCGCCCAAACGATTGACAGTATCCAAAACGCCTATTCGACCATTGCTAACAACACCCTGAATCAGCGCATGAAAGTGTTGACAACCATCACCATTTTACTGGCGGTGCCAAACGTCTTCTACGGCATGTATGGCATGAACATTGGGCTGCCGTTCCAAGGTGAGCAGTGGGCTTACATTGCCATCATGGGGGTTACATTGTTGTTAATTTTACTAACATTACTACTTGCCAAGCGATTCCGCTTATTCTAA
- a CDS encoding ABC transporter permease translates to MKKYWIGIIGQVVAGLKRLLRDKMALFFTFLFPLIFLFVFGSIFNNQTTNFKVAIINHSNTEFAKQFVDGAKNDTSKLLQVQDVKNIDDAKEKMKRSEIDGIIELPKEFGEVKGEGAKARPSGTLNVLHAKGQDQAASALTAVMGQIVGSINKAMGQPEPPFKVASQAVGDEALKTFDYTFTGLLAFSLMSMGIFGLANQMPTEKQKGNYRRLRAAPFTSGQLIIATAIVYTLVSLASAALMLVVSMLLFKFTMRGDWLLFVPFLTLAAVMMVGLGLMVGAWAKNENQSAPLSNLISFPMMFLSGAFFPSFLFPEWLKAINQFIPMTPVVDGLRLISTEHATLTEVLPQFGGVLLCIVIVYLLAIKLFRWE, encoded by the coding sequence ATGAAAAAATATTGGATAGGTATCATTGGTCAGGTCGTAGCTGGCCTTAAGCGTTTGCTGCGCGACAAAATGGCATTGTTCTTTACTTTTTTGTTCCCGCTGATTTTCTTGTTTGTGTTTGGTTCGATTTTCAACAATCAGACGACTAACTTCAAGGTTGCCATTATCAATCATTCAAACACTGAGTTCGCCAAGCAGTTTGTCGATGGTGCAAAAAATGATACATCAAAACTGCTGCAAGTTCAGGACGTGAAAAACATCGATGATGCCAAAGAAAAGATGAAGCGTTCGGAAATTGACGGTATCATTGAGCTACCAAAAGAGTTTGGTGAGGTTAAGGGCGAAGGCGCAAAAGCTCGCCCGTCTGGTACACTGAACGTGTTGCACGCGAAAGGGCAAGATCAGGCTGCTAGTGCGCTGACTGCTGTGATGGGCCAGATTGTTGGTAGTATCAATAAAGCCATGGGTCAGCCAGAACCACCATTTAAAGTAGCCTCACAAGCAGTTGGGGATGAGGCCCTGAAAACGTTTGACTACACTTTCACTGGACTGTTGGCGTTTAGCTTGATGAGTATGGGTATCTTTGGCTTGGCAAACCAAATGCCAACTGAAAAGCAAAAAGGTAATTATCGTCGCTTGCGGGCTGCACCGTTTACGTCTGGTCAATTGATTATTGCTACTGCCATCGTCTATACCTTGGTGTCTTTGGCAAGTGCTGCACTGATGTTGGTTGTCAGTATGTTGCTGTTCAAATTCACCATGCGCGGTGATTGGCTGCTGTTTGTGCCGTTCTTGACATTGGCTGCCGTGATGATGGTCGGGCTTGGGCTAATGGTTGGTGCCTGGGCAAAAAATGAGAATCAGTCAGCGCCGCTATCAAACCTCATCTCCTTCCCGATGATGTTCCTGTCTGGTGCCTTTTTCCCATCGTTCTTATTCCCAGAATGGCTTAAGGCGATCAACCAATTTATCCCAATGACTCCTGTTGTGGATGGTCTTCGGTTGATATCAACCGAACATGCCACCCTGACGGAGGTCTTGCCTCAGTTTGGTGGAGTGCTGCTGTGTATTGTCATTGTCTACCTGTTGGCTATTAAACTATTTCGCTGGGAATAA
- a CDS encoding ABC transporter ATP-binding protein, translating into MSKIIEVHGLTKRYGDQTVVKGIDFSVEKGEIFGILGPNGAGKTTTLEMLEALRTIDDGTAVIDGIDVAKHPKKIKDIIGIQLQSTNFYDHLTLTEQLKMFASLYGNMIDVAALLAKVQLTEKAKNYVEQLSGGQKQRFAIASTLVNNPKVLFLDEPTTGLDPQARRNLWELIKQIREEGVTIVLTTHYMDEAELLCDRLAIMDNGQIITTDSPHNLIQQLLKRGFKKKQVVEQANLEDVFIDLTGKAIRD; encoded by the coding sequence ATGAGTAAAATTATTGAAGTTCACGGTTTGACCAAGCGCTACGGCGATCAAACGGTGGTAAAAGGCATAGACTTCAGTGTTGAAAAGGGCGAAATCTTCGGTATTTTGGGCCCTAACGGCGCTGGTAAAACAACAACACTCGAGATGCTGGAGGCATTACGCACCATTGATGACGGTACGGCCGTCATTGACGGTATTGACGTAGCGAAACACCCTAAAAAGATCAAAGATATCATTGGTATTCAGCTGCAGTCAACTAATTTTTATGACCATTTGACATTGACTGAGCAGTTGAAAATGTTTGCCAGTTTGTATGGCAACATGATTGACGTGGCTGCATTGCTAGCCAAAGTACAATTGACAGAAAAAGCTAAGAACTACGTTGAGCAATTGTCTGGTGGACAAAAACAGCGTTTCGCTATTGCGTCAACCTTGGTAAATAATCCAAAAGTCTTGTTCTTAGACGAGCCAACCACTGGCTTGGATCCACAAGCGCGCCGCAACCTGTGGGAGCTGATCAAGCAAATACGCGAAGAGGGCGTTACCATTGTCTTGACGACACACTACATGGATGAGGCTGAATTGCTGTGCGACCGATTGGCGATTATGGACAATGGCCAAATCATCACCACTGATTCGCCACACAACTTGATTCAACAGTTACTCAAGCGCGGTTTTAAGAAAAAGCAGGTGGTTGAACAGGCAAATTTGGAAGACGTTTTCATCGATCTTACAGGAAAGGCGATACGGGATTAG
- a CDS encoding magnesium transporter CorA family protein: MLQYLKSDDSGKLTIRENLVKGSWIRCERPNEEEISQLLSLGIDADIITDALDPHEVPRLDADNERTYLIARLPDTDDDFNDFTTPILFVIHADYIITISRDSLGRLWQPFIDKHVASTSSRITLLVDMIDALATQYQRRVAAINRQMRAATGDIRTLRARDIATLAEYERKLNDYMDALVPMNLSVERMIAHKALMLRSDAKEDVEDISIDLEQVISRCKSLLRTITNVRDSYRAVMDTRLNETIRLLTVITVALTIPTMIAGLFGMNVPVPGGDDPAMFWKITGVSAVAALLIGYYFLRRR, from the coding sequence ATGTTGCAATATCTTAAATCTGACGATTCTGGCAAGCTTACCATCAGAGAGAACTTGGTTAAGGGCTCTTGGATTCGTTGTGAGCGGCCAAACGAAGAGGAGATTTCCCAGCTGTTATCACTGGGAATTGATGCTGATATCATCACTGACGCACTGGACCCTCACGAGGTTCCTCGTTTGGATGCGGACAACGAGCGGACGTATTTGATTGCCCGTTTGCCAGATACTGACGATGATTTTAATGACTTTACTACACCAATTTTGTTTGTGATTCATGCGGATTATATCATCACCATATCGCGAGACAGTCTGGGGAGACTATGGCAGCCGTTCATTGATAAACATGTGGCATCTACCTCAAGTCGCATTACCCTGCTGGTTGACATGATCGACGCACTAGCAACACAATATCAGCGCCGCGTGGCTGCCATCAACCGTCAAATGCGGGCGGCGACTGGCGACATTCGCACCTTGCGAGCGCGCGATATTGCCACGTTAGCTGAATATGAGCGTAAATTGAATGATTATATGGATGCCTTGGTGCCGATGAATTTATCGGTGGAGCGAATGATTGCTCACAAGGCGTTGATGCTTCGGTCTGACGCCAAAGAGGATGTTGAAGATATTTCCATTGATCTGGAGCAGGTGATTAGTCGTTGTAAATCGTTGCTTCGTACTATCACCAATGTGCGCGACAGCTACCGCGCAGTCATGGATACTCGCCTGAATGAAACTATTCGGCTGCTGACTGTCATCACAGTGGCGCTCACCATACCGACCATGATCGCTGGGCTATTTGGTATGAATGTGCCAGTTCCCGGCGGCGATGACCCAGCAATGTTTTGGAAAATCACCGGCGTCAGCGCTGTGGCGGCATTATTGATTGGCTATTATTTTTTGCGACGTCGGTAG
- the arcC gene encoding carbamate kinase: protein MDKQRTIVVALGGNALQKQGEASSEAQRRVAAETIRQLLPLVQAGHKVAIVHGNGPQVGNIVLHEEAVNTDDVPSLPLDDCGAMSQGLIGFWLQQAFQDSFRAHQMTDKHAVSLVTQTIVSGDDAVFQNPTKPIGPFYSEEEAKAVQAERGYVVKEDAGRGWRRVVPSPKPVEIVEAPIIKALVEAGVLVVSTGGGGIPVLRQEDGTLKGVEAVIDKDFGAATLANLLHADTLLILTSVDAAKVNFNQPNEEALGQISAEEMQKHIDDGQFAAGSMLPKVQAALQFVSGGGGRTAVITSLEKTTEAIDGTAGTRIVS from the coding sequence ATGGATAAGCAGCGAACTATTGTCGTTGCTCTTGGAGGTAACGCCCTGCAGAAGCAGGGCGAAGCCTCTTCTGAAGCACAGCGTCGAGTAGCGGCTGAGACGATACGACAGTTATTACCGCTTGTTCAAGCAGGACACAAAGTAGCTATCGTTCATGGCAATGGCCCCCAGGTGGGAAACATTGTCTTGCATGAAGAGGCTGTTAATACTGATGATGTACCGAGCTTACCACTGGATGATTGTGGGGCTATGAGCCAAGGTCTGATCGGCTTTTGGTTGCAGCAAGCCTTCCAGGACAGTTTCAGAGCTCATCAGATGACTGATAAACATGCTGTTAGTTTGGTGACGCAGACTATTGTCTCTGGTGATGATGCGGTGTTCCAAAACCCAACCAAACCAATCGGCCCGTTCTATTCAGAAGAAGAAGCCAAAGCGGTGCAGGCTGAGCGTGGCTATGTCGTCAAGGAAGACGCTGGTCGTGGTTGGCGCCGTGTGGTGCCATCGCCAAAACCAGTGGAAATTGTTGAAGCACCGATCATCAAAGCTCTGGTAGAAGCGGGCGTCCTAGTGGTCTCAACCGGTGGTGGCGGTATCCCCGTGTTGCGCCAGGAAGACGGCACGCTCAAGGGTGTCGAAGCAGTCATTGATAAAGACTTTGGAGCAGCAACCTTGGCTAATTTGTTGCATGCAGATACTCTGTTGATCTTGACTTCGGTTGATGCAGCTAAGGTCAATTTCAACCAACCGAACGAAGAAGCGTTGGGGCAAATCTCTGCAGAAGAGATGCAGAAACACATTGACGATGGTCAATTTGCTGCTGGATCCATGTTGCCAAAGGTACAAGCAGCATTGCAGTTTGTGTCAGGTGGTGGGGGGCGTACCGCAGTCATTACCTCGCTGGAAAAAACCACTGAGGCTATTGACGGGACAGCGGGGACGCGGATCGTTTCATAA
- a CDS encoding YfcC family protein produces MVEKIKKTKQKLRRSPSAFTILFVVIAIMAALTWVIPSGLYKTDDDGNRVAGSYQVVEKDRTVKEKKDGKEVEVDKHDRQGLWDVFVAPIKGMSEKLDVIVFVMVLGGFLGVTMKTGALDASLGALLRKLKGKEKWLIPILMVLFAIGGTTYGMQEETVAFYALIIPMMIAAGYNTMTGVMIIVLGAGTGVLGSTINPFSTGTAAATADVKLGNVMPIMSIILGLCLIAAIVFTMRYAAKVKAGKYKEDARYKPTVAALDMENIPKFTAARKVVMGVFAVTFVLMILSLIPWGSWNITFFTDVFNKVAELPVVGPVLGVLHTVPFGEWLFSEITTLFLISTIIITAIYYKEFKKEEVVPVNAFIDGVKDILPVALIIAVATGVSVIMANGEIQDTVIHWGESFLKGTSGSVVGALAYLFYLPMSFIVPSSSGLAAATMPVIAPIADLVGSSKEIMVAAFATASGLINMMAPTIASLMGGLALAGVSYRAWLRRSAPIMAVFAIISVAVIAVFGVLG; encoded by the coding sequence ATGGTAGAAAAAATTAAAAAAACAAAGCAGAAACTCCGACGGTCACCATCGGCGTTTACGATTTTGTTTGTCGTGATTGCGATCATGGCAGCATTGACATGGGTGATCCCATCAGGTCTATATAAGACAGATGACGACGGTAACCGCGTCGCCGGATCATACCAAGTGGTTGAGAAAGACCGCACTGTCAAAGAAAAAAAGGATGGGAAAGAAGTAGAAGTTGACAAGCACGACCGGCAAGGGTTGTGGGATGTCTTTGTTGCGCCAATCAAGGGTATGTCAGAGAAGCTTGATGTCATCGTCTTCGTCATGGTTCTTGGTGGTTTCTTGGGTGTCACCATGAAAACAGGTGCCTTGGACGCTTCGCTTGGTGCCTTGCTACGCAAACTGAAGGGTAAAGAAAAATGGCTCATCCCAATCTTGATGGTGTTGTTTGCTATTGGTGGTACGACCTATGGTATGCAGGAAGAGACTGTTGCATTTTACGCCCTGATTATACCGATGATGATCGCTGCTGGTTATAATACCATGACTGGTGTAATGATCATCGTACTGGGTGCTGGTACTGGTGTGCTTGGTTCAACAATTAACCCATTCTCGACTGGTACTGCTGCAGCAACGGCAGATGTGAAATTGGGTAACGTAATGCCGATTATGTCTATTATCTTGGGATTGTGTCTCATCGCCGCAATCGTCTTTACCATGCGCTACGCGGCAAAGGTCAAGGCTGGTAAATACAAAGAAGATGCGCGCTATAAACCAACCGTTGCTGCTCTGGACATGGAAAATATACCAAAGTTCACTGCAGCACGCAAAGTTGTCATGGGTGTCTTTGCTGTCACCTTTGTGTTGATGATTCTTTCCCTCATCCCATGGGGAAGCTGGAATATCACCTTCTTTACGGATGTATTTAACAAGGTTGCAGAACTGCCAGTCGTTGGTCCAGTGCTTGGTGTGCTTCACACGGTGCCATTTGGTGAATGGTTGTTTAGCGAGATTACGACACTGTTCTTGATTTCAACAATCATCATCACTGCAATTTACTACAAAGAGTTCAAGAAAGAAGAAGTTGTCCCAGTTAATGCTTTCATTGACGGTGTGAAAGATATTCTGCCAGTCGCTTTGATTATTGCGGTGGCAACTGGTGTGTCTGTCATTATGGCTAATGGTGAAATTCAAGACACTGTTATTCACTGGGGTGAATCATTCCTGAAGGGAACTAGTGGTAGCGTCGTTGGTGCCTTGGCATATCTGTTCTACCTGCCAATGTCATTCATTGTGCCATCATCATCAGGTTTGGCAGCAGCAACCATGCCAGTCATCGCACCAATTGCCGATCTGGTTGGTTCCAGTAAAGAAATCATGGTGGCTGCCTTTGCAACCGCCTCAGGTTTGATCAACATGATGGCACCAACCATCGCATCCTTGATGGGTGGTTTGGCACTAGCCGGCGTTTCATACCGTGCATGGCTCAGGCGTTCAGCACCAATCATGGCAGTCTTCGCGATCATCAGTGTCGCAGTCATTGCTGTCTTTGGAGTGTTAGGATAG
- the argF gene encoding ornithine carbamoyltransferase — MALSLKGRSFLTLNDYTAGEIRLLLDTAREYKRLKYAGVPHRIHEGKNVALLFEKTSTRTRCAFTVAANDLGVAPEYLGKDDIQLGKKETVEDTAKVLGRMFDGIEFRGFDHGTVEELARHAGVPVWNGLTDKFHPTQILADFMTIEEHVGKLKGTKLVFVGDGRNNMANSLMIGSAIMGVDFRILAPRELHPEQSLVDRAHHLARSSHARITITDNFEEALRDADVIYTDVWVSMGEEDKFAERINQLRNFQVNRDMINLTGNPEVKFMHCLPAFHDALTITGKKVQEDFGLESMEVTDEVFRSPHSVVFDQAENRMHTIKAVMALTL, encoded by the coding sequence ATGGCGTTGAGCTTGAAAGGACGATCATTCCTGACGCTGAATGATTATACTGCTGGAGAAATCCGCCTGTTGCTGGACACGGCACGTGAATACAAGCGCTTGAAATACGCTGGTGTACCGCACCGAATTCATGAAGGCAAAAACGTGGCGCTGTTGTTTGAGAAAACCTCAACTCGCACACGCTGCGCCTTTACGGTGGCGGCCAATGACCTCGGTGTCGCGCCAGAATATCTCGGCAAAGATGACATTCAGCTGGGCAAAAAAGAGACAGTTGAAGACACTGCCAAGGTGCTGGGCCGCATGTTTGATGGCATTGAGTTTCGTGGGTTTGACCACGGGACAGTTGAGGAATTAGCTCGTCATGCTGGCGTTCCAGTCTGGAATGGTCTGACTGACAAATTCCACCCGACGCAGATTTTGGCTGACTTCATGACTATTGAAGAGCATGTTGGCAAACTCAAAGGTACTAAGTTGGTGTTTGTTGGTGACGGTCGCAATAACATGGCAAACTCGCTGATGATTGGTTCGGCAATCATGGGTGTTGATTTCCGTATTTTGGCGCCTCGTGAACTACATCCCGAGCAGTCTCTGGTGGATCGGGCGCACCACTTGGCACGTTCAAGTCACGCTCGCATCACCATCACTGATAACTTTGAGGAAGCCTTGCGTGATGCTGACGTGATTTACACTGATGTTTGGGTGTCCATGGGCGAGGAAGACAAGTTTGCTGAACGCATCAACCAACTGCGCAACTTCCAGGTCAATCGTGACATGATCAATCTGACAGGAAACCCTGAGGTGAAATTTATGCACTGTTTGCCAGCGTTCCATGACGCACTGACTATCACTGGCAAAAAGGTTCAGGAAGATTTTGGATTAGAATCAATGGAAGTAACTGATGAGGTGTTCCGCTCACCACATTCAGTTGTGTTCGACCAAGCGGAAAATCGTATGCATACAATCAAAGCTGTCATGGCTTTGACATTGTAG